The following coding sequences are from one Mastomys coucha isolate ucsf_1 unplaced genomic scaffold, UCSF_Mcou_1 pScaffold9, whole genome shotgun sequence window:
- the Thtpa gene encoding thiamine-triphosphatase isoform X1 yields MAQGLIEVERKFAPGPDTEERLQELGATLEHRVIFRDKYYDTSELSLMLSDHWLRQREGSGWELKCPGLTGVSGPHNEYVEVTSESAIVAQLFELLGSGEQETAGVAAVLGPLKLQEVASFITTRSSWKLALSGAHEQELQLTVDLDSTDFGYAVGEVEAMVHEKAEVPAALEKIISVSSMLGVPAQEKAPAKLMVYLQRFRPLDYQRLVAADSSSEATGGSAS; encoded by the exons ATGGCCCAGGGCTTGATTGAAGTGGAGCGAAAGTTTGCTCCAGGGCCTGACACGGAGGAAAGGCTGCAGGAGTTGGGGGCCACCCTGGAGCACCGGGTCATCTTCCGAGACAAATACTATGATACCTCTGAGTTAAGCCTTATGCTGTCTGACCACTGGCTGCGACAACGAGAAGGTAGTGGATGGGAACTCAAATGTCCTGGACTAACAGGTGTCTCAGGACCTCACAATGAGTATGTGGAAGTCACATCGGAATCTGCAATTGTGGCCCAGCTCTTTGAACTGCTGGGGTCTGGGGAGCAGGAGactgcaggtgtggctgctgtcCTGGGCCCACTGAAGCTGCAGGAAGTAGCTAGTTTTATAACTACACGAAGCTCCTGGAAGCTGGCCTTATCTGGAGCCCATGAACAGGAGCTTCAGCTCACAGTGGACTTGGATTCAACGGACTTCGGCTATGCTGTGGGTGAGGTAGAGGCCATGGTGCATGAGAAGGCTGAAGTACCGGCTGCCCTAGAGAAGATCATCAGTGTCAGTAGCATGCTTG GAGTGCCAGCACAGGAGAAGGCACCTGCCAAGCTCATGGTGTACCTACAGCGCTTCAGGCCTCTGGACTATCAGCGCCTGGTAGCAGCAGACAGTTCCAGTGAGGCCACAGGGGGCTCAGCATCCTGA
- the Thtpa gene encoding thiamine-triphosphatase isoform X2 → MAQGLIEVERKFAPGPDTEERLQELGATLEHRVIFRDKYYDTSELSLMLSDHWLRQREGSGWELKCPGLTGVSGPHNEYVEVTSESAIVAQLFELLGSGEQETAGVAAVLGPLKLQEVASFITTRSSWKLALSGAHEQELQLTVDLDSTDFGYAVGEVEAMVHEKAEVPAALEKIISVSSMLGEGDRPFGLSFFLT, encoded by the coding sequence ATGGCCCAGGGCTTGATTGAAGTGGAGCGAAAGTTTGCTCCAGGGCCTGACACGGAGGAAAGGCTGCAGGAGTTGGGGGCCACCCTGGAGCACCGGGTCATCTTCCGAGACAAATACTATGATACCTCTGAGTTAAGCCTTATGCTGTCTGACCACTGGCTGCGACAACGAGAAGGTAGTGGATGGGAACTCAAATGTCCTGGACTAACAGGTGTCTCAGGACCTCACAATGAGTATGTGGAAGTCACATCGGAATCTGCAATTGTGGCCCAGCTCTTTGAACTGCTGGGGTCTGGGGAGCAGGAGactgcaggtgtggctgctgtcCTGGGCCCACTGAAGCTGCAGGAAGTAGCTAGTTTTATAACTACACGAAGCTCCTGGAAGCTGGCCTTATCTGGAGCCCATGAACAGGAGCTTCAGCTCACAGTGGACTTGGATTCAACGGACTTCGGCTATGCTGTGGGTGAGGTAGAGGCCATGGTGCATGAGAAGGCTGAAGTACCGGCTGCCCTAGAGAAGATCATCAGTGTCAGTAGCATGCTTGGTGAGGGAGACAGGCCCTTTGGGCTGTCCTTCTTTCTCACTTAA